A portion of the Paenibacillus hamazuiensis genome contains these proteins:
- the cmpA gene encoding cortex morphogenetic protein CmpA — protein sequence MPQWLCNQLMRAFQNKNRRQIRLLNDCWFFYRTRKTGSAEESSLQS from the coding sequence ATGCCGCAATGGTTATGCAACCAATTGATGCGTGCTTTTCAAAATAAAAACCGCCGGCAAATTCGACTTTTGAACGATTGCTGGTTTTTTTACCGGACCCGTAAAACCGGTTCCGCGGAGGAATCTTCTCTTCAATCCTAA
- a CDS encoding hydrolase/acyltransferase, with amino-acid sequence MSKFRYALLELNGSIEFVEMPSSHMYQLTALNQRLHKELGKLTAGNVPSLPAVIAEFDQLEIVSPKYAVTGGLDYINQLERTFSSIREKEYPLISLLTEIRALQAQLEQWYEEEELV; translated from the coding sequence ATGTCCAAATTTCGCTATGCCCTGCTGGAGCTGAACGGATCCATCGAATTTGTGGAAATGCCTTCCTCCCACATGTATCAATTGACCGCCCTGAATCAGCGGCTTCATAAAGAACTCGGCAAGCTGACCGCCGGCAATGTGCCGAGCCTGCCTGCCGTTATCGCCGAATTCGATCAGCTCGAGATCGTAAGTCCGAAATACGCCGTGACCGGCGGACTCGATTATATCAATCAGCTCGAGCGGACATTCTCCTCCATCCGGGAGAAGGAATACCCGCTCATTTCGCTGCTTACCGAGATTCGGGCGCTCCAGGCCCAGCTCGAGCAATGGTACGAGGAAGAAGAGCTGGTCTAG